A region of Caldicoprobacter guelmensis DNA encodes the following proteins:
- a CDS encoding YlbF family regulator: protein MNVYDKAHELARALSASKEYRDYKAAKERIEQDETTKRMLKDFKKRQLQLQAAYLSGRQPDEKELDTFKKLSELIQHSPDISNFLQAEYRLNTLMSDIYRILSEAVDMDLDFMQEDEKEGDREK from the coding sequence ATGAACGTATACGATAAGGCTCATGAATTGGCCAGGGCGCTTTCGGCAAGCAAGGAATACAGGGACTACAAGGCAGCAAAAGAAAGGATTGAACAGGATGAAACCACTAAAAGGATGCTAAAGGACTTCAAAAAGCGGCAGTTGCAGCTGCAAGCTGCTTATTTAAGCGGTAGGCAGCCTGACGAGAAGGAACTTGACACGTTCAAGAAGCTTTCAGAGCTTATCCAGCATTCGCCCGATATAAGCAATTTTTTGCAGGCGGAGTATCGCCTGAATACGCTTATGTCGGATATATACAGGATCTTAAGTGAAGCAGTAGATATGGATCTGGATTTTATGCAGGAAGACGAGAAAGAAGGGGATAGAGAGAAGTGA
- a CDS encoding QueT transporter family protein: MKGFKISPRFVARAGIIAAVYTVLTLALQGISYGPVQFRVAEALTVLPFVDPAAIPGVALGCMFANLGSPLGWVDIVGGSFITLISAYLTHKAPNRYVALLPPIVLNALGVPIYLAPAVGMPYWLVALQVGLGQLVVIGVLGLPVLSLYERMMNRFFIKD; this comes from the coding sequence GTGAAGGGTTTTAAAATTTCTCCACGTTTTGTGGCAAGGGCAGGTATCATTGCAGCGGTTTATACCGTGCTGACTTTGGCTCTTCAGGGGATATCCTATGGGCCTGTCCAGTTTAGGGTAGCTGAAGCGTTAACGGTGTTGCCGTTTGTGGATCCGGCGGCCATCCCGGGCGTCGCTTTGGGGTGCATGTTTGCAAACTTGGGTAGTCCGCTGGGATGGGTAGACATAGTGGGTGGCAGTTTTATCACGTTGATATCGGCGTACTTGACGCATAAGGCGCCTAACCGTTATGTGGCCTTGCTTCCGCCTATAGTTTTGAATGCGCTGGGAGTACCCATCTACCTTGCTCCGGCGGTAGGTATGCCTTACTGGCTGGTTGCTTTACAGGTGGGATTGGGGCAGCTTGTTGTGATCGGCGTGCTGGGCCTCCCTGTATTGTCGCTGTATGAGAGAATGATGAACAGGTTTTTTATCAAAGATTAA
- the mltG gene encoding endolytic transglycosylase MltG: MSQVAVTQDQKNKKDMHPFVKYLLRTLVIYLVSLGIVAGTVLWAVRQIQLFLFEPVDANDETGITVDIPMGTSVRGIAKILYEKGLIRSAGVFRLFVELTDQGSKLKAGRYVLSKNMTPQQIVDVLTSGETAVDTVKITIPEGFSIRDIANYLQNFEKDGQKVFKFTAQEFIQAAKQFDKFAKDYTFLYEIPEARRNGEYPLEGYLFPDTYIVYVDSTPEDIIRKMLSTFERKVYFAQFRGVPLLTRIDELGMKLDQVITLASIVQEEAAVKDEFYKISAVFYNRLKIDMPLQSCATVQYALGSSERKPFLTNEEIAVDSPYNTYKNKGLPIGPIASPGQLAVEAVLYPDEEFMNPKKPVLFFVYAGDNRHVFSYTAEEHAKAKQKYEKLWKESQNQKKE, from the coding sequence ATGTCACAAGTTGCGGTTACACAAGACCAGAAGAATAAAAAGGATATGCATCCTTTTGTAAAATATCTTTTGAGGACTTTAGTAATATATCTTGTCAGCTTGGGGATAGTGGCGGGTACTGTTTTGTGGGCAGTGCGCCAGATTCAGCTTTTTTTGTTTGAACCGGTGGATGCCAATGACGAGACGGGCATAACTGTGGATATACCCATGGGGACTTCTGTCAGGGGGATTGCCAAGATACTCTACGAGAAAGGCTTGATTCGCAGTGCGGGGGTTTTCAGGCTATTCGTTGAGCTGACAGATCAGGGTTCCAAGCTCAAAGCAGGGCGTTATGTGTTATCCAAAAACATGACCCCTCAGCAGATTGTGGATGTTCTTACAAGCGGCGAGACAGCAGTGGATACAGTGAAAATTACCATTCCCGAAGGGTTTAGCATAAGGGATATAGCCAATTACCTGCAGAATTTTGAGAAGGATGGGCAAAAAGTATTTAAATTTACTGCTCAGGAGTTTATACAGGCTGCCAAGCAGTTTGACAAGTTTGCGAAAGATTATACCTTCCTGTACGAGATACCCGAGGCCAGAAGGAACGGGGAATATCCTTTAGAAGGATACCTGTTCCCCGATACCTACATTGTCTATGTCGATTCTACACCCGAGGACATCATAAGGAAGATGCTCTCGACATTTGAAAGGAAGGTGTATTTTGCTCAATTTCGGGGTGTTCCCCTGCTTACCAGGATAGATGAGCTGGGGATGAAGTTGGATCAGGTCATTACCTTGGCTTCAATCGTTCAGGAGGAGGCGGCCGTAAAGGATGAGTTTTATAAGATCTCTGCGGTTTTCTACAATAGATTGAAGATCGATATGCCCTTGCAGTCCTGCGCGACGGTGCAGTATGCCTTGGGGAGCTCTGAAAGGAAGCCCTTCCTTACCAATGAGGAGATAGCGGTGGATTCGCCTTACAACACGTACAAAAATAAGGGGTTGCCGATAGGGCCCATTGCATCGCCAGGGCAACTGGCGGTGGAGGCGGTGCTTTATCCGGATGAAGAGTTCATGAACCCCAAAAAGCCCGTATTGTTCTTCGTCTATGCCGGAGATAACCGACATGTGTTTAGCTACACTGCTGAGGAGCATGCTAAGGCCAAGCAGAAATATGAAAAGCTGTGGAAAGAAAGTCAGAACCAGAAGAAGGAATAG
- a CDS encoding peptidase U32 family protein has protein sequence MRIPELLAPAGDLERLKIAVAYGADAIYIGGKRYSLRALADNFEWDEMREGVEYAHRHGRRVYVTLNIFAHNEDLEGLEDYVRFLSDIGVDAVIVSDPGILSLIKDTAPEMEIHLSTQANTTNWRSAVFWHNQGVKRIILARELSLDEIKAIRDKTPDTLELEVFVHGAMCISYSGRCLLSNYLAGRDSNRGECAHPCRWKYYLMEEKRPGEYLPIMEDERGAYILNSKDLCMLGHIRQLVEAGVDGFKIEGRMKSSYYVAVTVKAYRHELDRYKNDPEGYRFDLRALEEVKKASHRPFTTGFYFSKPSTDAQEYSSSQYIREYDFIGLILDYDEQRGLALVEQRNPFKRGDKAEILRPQGEPLSFTIEQIFDVDGQPVDSAPHPQQKVYIPVPYRLEKYSMLRRKKE, from the coding sequence ATGAGAATACCCGAACTTTTGGCACCGGCAGGCGATTTGGAAAGGTTGAAAATCGCGGTGGCCTATGGTGCCGATGCAATATACATAGGAGGCAAAAGGTATAGCCTGAGGGCCCTTGCTGATAATTTTGAGTGGGATGAAATGCGGGAAGGCGTGGAATATGCCCATAGGCATGGGCGTAGGGTGTATGTGACGTTGAATATATTTGCCCACAATGAGGACCTGGAGGGGCTGGAGGACTATGTCCGTTTTCTTTCTGATATAGGGGTGGATGCGGTAATAGTCTCAGACCCAGGGATCTTGTCGTTGATAAAGGATACGGCGCCAGAAATGGAGATACATTTGAGTACTCAGGCCAATACCACCAACTGGAGAAGCGCTGTTTTTTGGCATAACCAGGGGGTAAAGAGGATAATACTGGCAAGGGAGCTCAGCCTGGATGAAATAAAAGCAATAAGGGATAAAACCCCAGATACCCTGGAGCTGGAAGTTTTTGTCCACGGCGCCATGTGCATCTCTTACTCTGGCAGGTGCCTGCTGAGCAATTATCTTGCCGGCAGGGACTCCAACAGGGGAGAGTGTGCCCATCCGTGTCGCTGGAAATATTATCTTATGGAAGAAAAAAGGCCAGGAGAGTATTTACCGATCATGGAGGATGAGAGAGGGGCCTATATACTCAACTCCAAGGACCTGTGCATGCTGGGCCATATTCGCCAGCTGGTAGAAGCAGGGGTTGACGGTTTTAAGATAGAGGGTAGAATGAAGAGCAGCTATTATGTGGCTGTTACCGTGAAGGCTTACCGCCATGAACTGGACAGGTACAAAAACGACCCGGAAGGTTATCGGTTTGACTTACGGGCCCTCGAAGAGGTGAAAAAGGCCAGCCATCGCCCTTTTACCACCGGCTTTTATTTCAGCAAGCCGTCTACCGATGCCCAGGAGTATTCAAGCAGCCAGTATATCAGAGAATACGATTTCATCGGGCTCATTTTGGATTATGATGAGCAAAGGGGATTGGCCCTGGTTGAACAGCGCAATCCCTTTAAAAGAGGAGATAAAGCCGAGATACTCCGACCGCAGGGAGAGCCGTTAAGCTTTACCATAGAGCAGATATTTGATGTTGATGGGCAACCTGTGGATAGCGCGCCTCACCCCCAGCAAAAGGTGTATATCCCTGTGCCATACAGGTTGGAGAAGTATTCCATGCTGAGGAGGAAGAAGGAGTAA
- the sigK gene encoding RNA polymerase sporulation sigma factor SigK → MLYLLRYVYLLVSHISGGGSFPRPLNPEEEEYYLKKFIEEKDENARNILIEHNLRLVAHIVKKYSNTGKDVDDLISIGTIGLIKAISSFDSSKNTRLATYAARCIENEILMAIRADKKNKGEVSLQEPIGMDKEGNEISLMDILGTDPDSVMDEVELKIQVRNLYKKMSAVLKKRERMVIEMRYGLLNGKHRTQREIAQLLGISRSYVSRIEKRALSKLSKEFGAQGCHSS, encoded by the coding sequence CTGCTTTATCTTTTGCGCTATGTTTATTTGCTGGTATCCCACATATCAGGCGGCGGTTCCTTTCCTCGGCCTTTAAACCCAGAAGAAGAGGAGTATTATCTGAAAAAGTTTATAGAAGAAAAAGACGAAAATGCTAGAAATATTCTAATAGAGCACAATCTCAGGTTGGTGGCCCATATTGTAAAGAAGTACAGCAATACGGGTAAGGATGTGGATGACCTGATTTCGATAGGTACCATCGGGCTCATAAAAGCCATATCCTCTTTCGATTCGAGCAAAAATACTCGGCTTGCTACTTATGCAGCCCGGTGCATAGAAAACGAAATTCTTATGGCTATACGGGCTGATAAAAAGAACAAAGGAGAGGTCTCGCTTCAGGAGCCCATAGGCATGGATAAAGAGGGCAATGAAATATCGCTTATGGATATCCTAGGGACCGACCCCGATTCAGTGATGGATGAGGTGGAGCTAAAAATTCAGGTTCGCAATCTGTATAAAAAGATGAGTGCGGTGCTCAAAAAGAGGGAGAGAATGGTTATTGAAATGAGGTATGGCCTTTTAAATGGAAAGCACAGGACACAGAGAGAAATAGCTCAGCTGCTTGGCATTTCAAGGTCGTATGTCTCAAGGATTGAAAAAAGGGCCCTCTCAAAGCTTAGCAAGGAATTTGGCGCTCAAGGCTGTCATTCGAGTTGA
- the aroE gene encoding shikimate dehydrogenase has translation MNISPRTKLVGLIGHPVEHSLSPKLHNSLYEKYKLDYVYLAFDIVPDDVGKAVEALKILGFKGFNVTIPHKEKIIWFLDSLDTEAAIIGAVNTVKQEGGKLIGYNTDGMGFVDSIKRRGVELKDKSALVLGAGGSARAICVYLLKEGIRKLHIYNRTKEKALDLIEHLERFFPCTSLGYVAGEDINCVHPDLVINTTPVGMWPHIDVMPIENFEFLPHMTVVDIIYNPLETLFLKKARQTGCITINGLDMLVGQAIKAIEIWTGVKVDYDEAIRTLSEKDKSLL, from the coding sequence ATGAACATATCTCCTCGTACGAAACTAGTAGGGCTTATAGGCCATCCGGTAGAGCATTCGCTATCGCCCAAACTGCACAACAGCCTTTACGAAAAGTACAAGCTTGATTATGTGTATCTGGCATTTGATATTGTCCCGGACGATGTTGGAAAGGCAGTAGAGGCGCTGAAGATTCTGGGGTTTAAGGGATTTAATGTGACCATTCCTCATAAGGAAAAGATTATTTGGTTTTTGGATTCGCTGGATACCGAGGCCGCAATTATTGGAGCGGTGAACACCGTAAAGCAAGAAGGTGGAAAACTAATAGGCTACAACACAGACGGAATGGGCTTTGTGGATTCCATCAAACGCCGTGGAGTAGAGCTCAAAGACAAATCAGCGCTTGTACTGGGTGCAGGTGGTTCGGCAAGGGCGATATGCGTCTATCTTCTCAAAGAAGGTATAAGGAAGCTGCATATATATAACCGAACCAAGGAGAAAGCCTTAGACTTAATTGAACATCTGGAAAGATTTTTTCCGTGTACCTCTCTCGGATATGTTGCTGGGGAAGATATAAACTGCGTACACCCAGACTTGGTAATTAACACTACACCAGTAGGCATGTGGCCTCATATTGATGTTATGCCGATAGAGAATTTTGAGTTTTTACCCCATATGACGGTTGTGGATATCATTTATAATCCCCTTGAAACCCTTTTTTTAAAGAAGGCCCGTCAAACTGGCTGTATTACCATAAACGGTCTTGATATGCTTGTAGGTCAAGCAATAAAGGCAATTGAGATTTGGACTGGCGTGAAGGTGGATTATGATGAGGCTATCCGTACCTTGAGCGAAAAAGATAAATCGTTGTTGTAA
- a CDS encoding GspE/PulE family protein has translation MGVYRKKRLGELLVEKGIITKEQLKDALALQKSTGKKLGEILISQNLISESQMAEVLQEQLGIPFVDLNKVTLDPKLTEYVPFMLAKRHSLIPIKLENGKLYIAMEDPLDFAAIDDVKRVSKMDVVPLISFGEAIRNAIHRLYGMEYAERAVQDYTKEAKLEQLAQDIQNGSFDEDVSNAPVVRLVNSIIQQAINMGASDIHIEPMEGETRVRLRIDGMLQKALNIPKYVHPALVTRIKIMGNMDIAEKRLPQDGRVGMQVSGKDIDLRISTIPTIYGEKVVIRVLDQSNFLLPKEKLGFTQENLEKFDELLKNPHGIILVTGPTGSGKSTTLYAMLNELNRESVNIITIEDPVEYRMEGISQIQVNPKAGLTFAAGLRSIVRQDPDIIMVGEIRDGETAEIAIRSAITGHLVLSTLHTNDAVSAISRLMDMGIEPYLISAALVGVISQRLLRKVCSNCRVPYEIEPHHLATPGFEVLAGVTLYRGKGCSACNYTGYKGRVPVHEILVISKQHRQMIAQRASIDEIRDLSIKMGMSTLKDECIKLVMKGLTTIDEVIRVSYSQDV, from the coding sequence ATGGGGGTATACAGGAAAAAAAGGCTGGGGGAGCTGCTGGTTGAAAAAGGCATAATAACTAAAGAGCAGCTCAAAGATGCGCTTGCACTGCAAAAGTCTACAGGTAAAAAGCTGGGTGAGATACTGATCTCCCAAAACTTGATATCCGAATCCCAGATGGCCGAAGTGCTTCAGGAACAGCTAGGGATTCCATTTGTGGATTTAAATAAGGTCACGCTGGACCCCAAGCTCACTGAATACGTTCCTTTCATGCTTGCGAAGAGGCATTCCCTTATCCCCATAAAGCTGGAAAATGGCAAGCTCTATATCGCAATGGAGGACCCACTGGATTTTGCGGCTATCGATGATGTAAAGCGCGTATCCAAAATGGATGTGGTACCGCTCATATCGTTTGGAGAGGCCATAAGGAATGCCATCCACAGGCTGTACGGCATGGAGTATGCCGAGAGAGCCGTTCAGGATTACACAAAGGAAGCGAAGCTTGAGCAACTGGCACAGGATATACAAAACGGTTCGTTTGACGAGGACGTCAGCAATGCTCCGGTGGTAAGGCTGGTCAATTCCATAATCCAGCAGGCGATTAACATGGGGGCTAGCGATATCCACATTGAACCTATGGAGGGTGAGACGCGGGTCAGATTAAGGATTGACGGGATGTTGCAGAAAGCCCTCAATATACCCAAGTATGTACACCCTGCTCTGGTTACACGCATAAAGATCATGGGCAATATGGACATTGCTGAAAAGAGGCTTCCACAGGACGGACGTGTGGGCATGCAGGTTTCTGGAAAGGATATAGATTTGCGCATTTCTACCATACCCACCATCTACGGTGAAAAAGTCGTTATAAGGGTTTTGGACCAGTCAAATTTTCTTCTTCCTAAAGAAAAGCTGGGGTTTACGCAGGAAAATCTTGAAAAATTTGATGAGCTGCTAAAAAATCCCCATGGAATCATACTGGTGACAGGGCCTACCGGTAGCGGCAAATCGACCACCCTTTATGCTATGCTCAATGAGCTTAACAGGGAGTCGGTCAACATCATAACCATAGAAGACCCGGTGGAATACCGCATGGAGGGGATAAGCCAGATTCAGGTGAATCCCAAAGCAGGGCTGACCTTTGCTGCAGGTTTGAGGTCAATAGTGCGCCAGGACCCTGACATAATCATGGTGGGGGAGATCAGGGATGGCGAGACCGCCGAGATCGCCATTCGTTCGGCCATTACAGGGCATCTGGTGCTGAGCACGCTACATACTAATGACGCTGTCAGTGCTATCTCCCGACTGATGGATATGGGGATAGAGCCCTATCTCATATCTGCAGCGCTGGTGGGAGTGATATCCCAGAGGCTTTTGAGGAAGGTGTGCAGCAATTGCCGTGTGCCTTATGAGATTGAGCCGCATCACTTGGCTACGCCGGGGTTCGAGGTTTTGGCAGGGGTGACGCTGTACAGGGGAAAGGGGTGCAGCGCCTGCAACTATACCGGTTACAAAGGTCGTGTGCCGGTTCACGAAATCCTGGTAATTTCAAAGCAACATCGCCAGATGATAGCCCAAAGGGCTTCCATTGATGAAATAAGGGATTTATCCATAAAGATGGGTATGAGCACTTTGAAGGACGAGTGTATAAAGCTGGTGATGAAGGGCTTGACAACCATTGACGAGGTCATACGCGTATCTTACAGCCAGGATGTATAA
- a CDS encoding type IV pilus twitching motility protein PilT: MDIYEILKKAVELKCSDVHISAGMPPTVRKDGNLMPISDETLTPDQTQQFARALLDDEQWKAFQERGEIDFSLSLAGVHRFRVNAYKQRGSCSLAIRLLNLRIPGFEELGLPPVVQEFAYKKSGLVLVTGPTGSGKSTTLAAIVNKINMERAAHVITLEEPIEYLHRHHRSIVNQREVGSDTRTFATGLRAALRQDPDVILIGEMRDLETISIALTAAETGHLVLSTLHTIGAAKTIDRIIDVFPPHQQQQVRFQLSTVLEGVISQQLIPRRDIPGRVAAVEVMVVTPAIRNLIREGKTYQITNVIQTGARLGMRTMDQALLELYNKGLITKEDALLYAVDTEHMKALMNGQ; the protein is encoded by the coding sequence ATGGATATATACGAGATACTAAAAAAAGCGGTTGAGCTCAAATGTTCTGACGTTCATATATCTGCCGGCATGCCGCCTACTGTGCGTAAAGATGGGAATCTCATGCCGATATCAGATGAGACGTTAACCCCTGACCAGACTCAGCAATTTGCAAGGGCGCTTTTGGACGACGAGCAATGGAAGGCCTTTCAGGAAAGGGGAGAGATTGATTTCTCGCTCTCCCTAGCGGGGGTTCACAGGTTTCGCGTGAATGCGTATAAACAAAGGGGTAGCTGCAGCCTGGCTATAAGGTTGTTGAATTTGAGGATTCCTGGGTTTGAGGAGCTGGGGTTGCCGCCGGTGGTGCAGGAGTTTGCATATAAAAAGAGCGGACTGGTGCTGGTGACGGGGCCTACCGGCAGCGGGAAATCCACTACTTTAGCCGCCATAGTCAACAAGATCAATATGGAAAGGGCAGCCCATGTCATTACCTTGGAGGAGCCTATAGAGTATCTTCACCGGCACCACAGGAGCATAGTAAACCAGCGAGAGGTGGGAAGCGACACCAGGACATTTGCGACGGGTTTGAGGGCGGCCTTACGTCAGGACCCTGACGTCATCCTTATAGGCGAGATGCGGGATTTGGAGACCATCTCCATAGCCCTTACGGCTGCTGAAACTGGGCATCTGGTTCTTTCTACACTGCACACCATTGGGGCAGCCAAGACCATCGACAGGATCATAGACGTCTTTCCGCCTCACCAGCAGCAGCAGGTGAGGTTTCAGCTATCTACCGTGCTTGAGGGGGTGATCAGCCAGCAGCTCATCCCGCGAAGGGATATTCCTGGCAGGGTGGCAGCCGTCGAGGTAATGGTGGTGACGCCTGCAATACGCAATCTGATCCGTGAAGGAAAAACCTATCAGATAACCAACGTCATTCAGACAGGTGCCAGGCTAGGGATGAGGACAATGGATCAGGCGCTGCTTGAGCTTTATAATAAGGGGCTCATAACAAAGGAGGATGCTCTACTTTATGCCGTGGATACAGAGCACATGAAGGCTTTGATGAATGGTCAATGA
- a CDS encoding type II secretion system F family protein, whose product MVNDFTRSTVVRGKGGCNIARYRYLAKNMQGTTASGTLEASNRREVYRLLKERDYYPIKVEKVIQVRDIKDLKISSKINSRDLAVLCKQFSTMLKAGIPIVKCLDILSKQLSNRLLRSVFAEMYTEVRSGRSLSESLAGRGKYFPQLFTSMVEAGEASGTLDEVLGNLAQHYEKEHKLIQKVKNSMTYPVIVLVVAVAVVYFLLTVVVPTFVSIFSRSGAMLPLPTRMLLYLSDFMLKYGIFVLLFLIMLAFGFYLATSRGEGRYKWHKLLLRLPMVKTVVVQSISTRFSGTLGILLRTGIPLVTALEIVKKVVGNEVAQRGLQYVQETARKGGGISAPLEQLNLFPPMLIQMVRIGEESGTLDEMLLKTAEFYEGELETNLTRLTTLLEPMVIVLLGGIVAFIVLSIALPMFEMTSFVG is encoded by the coding sequence ATGGTCAATGACTTCACTAGGTCAACAGTTGTTAGAGGAAAGGGGGGATGCAATATTGCCAGGTACAGGTATTTAGCCAAAAATATGCAGGGTACCACAGCCAGTGGGACGCTGGAGGCTTCTAACAGAAGGGAGGTTTACCGCCTTCTTAAGGAAAGGGATTATTACCCTATCAAGGTAGAAAAGGTAATTCAGGTCAGAGATATCAAAGACCTCAAGATTTCAAGTAAAATAAATTCAAGGGATTTGGCGGTGCTTTGCAAGCAGTTTTCCACCATGCTGAAGGCGGGGATCCCGATAGTAAAGTGCCTTGATATACTGTCCAAACAGCTTTCAAACAGGCTACTGCGAAGTGTATTTGCCGAGATGTACACGGAAGTGCGTTCGGGGAGGAGTTTGAGCGAGAGCCTGGCGGGACGGGGCAAGTATTTTCCCCAACTCTTTACAAGTATGGTGGAAGCTGGAGAAGCCAGCGGTACCCTGGATGAGGTGCTAGGCAACCTGGCACAGCACTATGAAAAGGAGCACAAGTTAATACAAAAAGTAAAGAACTCAATGACATACCCTGTTATAGTGCTTGTAGTGGCAGTTGCGGTTGTGTACTTCCTCTTGACTGTGGTGGTTCCCACATTTGTGAGCATATTCAGCCGCAGCGGTGCAATGCTTCCCTTGCCTACACGCATGCTTCTCTACTTAAGCGATTTCATGCTCAAGTACGGCATCTTTGTACTGCTGTTTTTGATAATGCTGGCTTTTGGATTTTATTTAGCTACCTCCAGGGGGGAGGGGCGCTACAAGTGGCACAAGCTCTTGCTTAGGTTACCCATGGTAAAAACCGTGGTTGTTCAGTCCATATCAACTCGTTTTTCGGGAACGTTGGGTATACTGCTAAGGACGGGGATACCGCTTGTTACAGCTCTGGAGATAGTCAAAAAAGTGGTTGGTAATGAAGTGGCCCAGAGAGGTCTACAATACGTGCAAGAGACGGCAAGAAAAGGCGGTGGCATATCGGCCCCGCTTGAGCAACTTAACCTGTTTCCTCCCATGCTAATTCAGATGGTCAGGATAGGGGAGGAATCGGGTACACTGGATGAAATGCTGCTTAAAACGGCAGAGTTTTATGAAGGAGAGCTGGAGACCAATCTCACCAGGCTTACCACCCTGCTGGAGCCCATGGTCATAGTGCTGCTGGGGGGGATTGTGGCATTTATCGTTCTTTCCATAGCCCTGCCCATGTTTGAGATGACCAGCTTTGTAGGCTAA
- a CDS encoding prepilin-type N-terminal cleavage/methylation domain-containing protein, translating into MVRKLVKNKKGFTLIELVVVVAILGILTLLIVPNVVGRVNEAKEAVVNANIKVINNAIKLYYTIEGKYPDSTSLDNLLNDLSPKYLDANEIDAKAKEQITVVVDQNTGEVKVQKK; encoded by the coding sequence GTGGTGAGAAAATTGGTTAAAAACAAGAAGGGGTTTACGCTAATTGAGCTTGTGGTGGTAGTGGCGATATTGGGAATACTTACATTGCTCATTGTGCCCAATGTGGTAGGTCGTGTAAATGAAGCCAAAGAAGCTGTAGTGAATGCAAATATAAAGGTAATAAACAATGCGATCAAACTGTACTATACTATAGAAGGAAAGTATCCCGATAGTACCAGCTTAGACAACTTGCTAAACGATTTAAGTCCCAAGTATCTTGATGCTAATGAAATTGACGCGAAAGCCAAAGAACAAATAACGGTTGTTGTTGATCAGAACACTGGAGAAGTAAAGGTTCAAAAAAAATAA
- a CDS encoding prepilin peptidase: MDFVVIMFGLVIGSFLNVCIYRIPRGESVAFPGSRCPYCGARLKGVDLIPLISFFLLKGRCRYCGQPISWRYPVVEMLSACLIWLLYRYYGITFTWAYYALMVCILIVVSFIDLSYQEIPNGLVLALMAAGLAAKAAGIGIGFVDGLYGMLVGGAPLALIAVISVLALRREGMGGGDIKLMVAIGWCLGWRLTAVALVLSVYIGGMVSLMLLGLKVKSREDYIPYGPFIALSTVISMIWGESMLYWYVNTFWG; this comes from the coding sequence ATGGATTTTGTGGTTATAATGTTTGGCCTTGTAATAGGCAGTTTCCTCAATGTGTGCATATACAGGATACCTAGGGGTGAGTCGGTGGCCTTTCCGGGCTCCCGGTGCCCTTACTGTGGAGCCCGGCTTAAGGGTGTTGACCTTATACCTCTCATTAGCTTTTTCCTTCTTAAAGGCAGGTGCAGGTACTGCGGTCAGCCAATATCATGGCGATACCCGGTTGTCGAGATGCTTTCCGCTTGCCTTATTTGGCTGTTGTACAGGTATTACGGTATAACGTTCACCTGGGCGTATTATGCCCTTATGGTCTGCATCCTCATCGTGGTGTCATTCATTGACCTTTCCTATCAAGAAATTCCCAATGGCCTGGTGCTGGCGCTTATGGCTGCTGGGCTTGCGGCCAAAGCGGCAGGTATTGGGATAGGGTTTGTTGACGGCCTGTATGGTATGTTGGTCGGAGGAGCGCCACTTGCTCTTATTGCCGTTATTTCAGTTTTGGCCCTACGCAGAGAAGGAATGGGCGGGGGAGATATAAAGCTGATGGTGGCCATTGGCTGGTGCTTGGGCTGGCGCTTAACGGCCGTGGCGCTTGTTCTGTCGGTATACATAGGCGGCATGGTATCCCTCATGCTGTTGGGGCTCAAAGTAAAGAGCAGGGAGGACTACATCCCCTATGGTCCCTTCATAGCTCTTTCAACTGTTATATCCATGATTTGGGGAGAAAGTATGTTGTACTGGTATGTAAACACGTTCTGGGGATGA
- a CDS encoding prepilin-type N-terminal cleavage/methylation domain-containing protein, giving the protein MSNSRGITLIELLVVIAIMGVLISLISVSTATPTDKSILESAVNMIAQDIRLTQQLAICRGETYFFEINVKENYYRIRSNLAGTYKMEYLNDGISISIIGLESPYTGSYSDLRVLRYTPAGTPSTTGTITLKKGGLTRQITIMVGTGRVSIN; this is encoded by the coding sequence ATGAGTAATAGCCGGGGCATCACCCTTATAGAGCTTCTGGTAGTCATTGCCATAATGGGTGTACTAATTTCTCTTATCTCTGTCAGTACAGCAACCCCTACAGACAAGAGCATATTGGAATCTGCCGTTAATATGATAGCACAGGATATACGTTTAACTCAGCAGCTTGCCATATGTAGAGGAGAGACGTATTTCTTTGAAATAAACGTAAAGGAGAATTACTATCGGATAAGATCCAATTTAGCTGGGACGTACAAGATGGAATATTTAAATGATGGTATATCAATTTCAATAATCGGCCTTGAAAGCCCTTATACAGGCTCGTACAGTGACTTGAGAGTATTAAGATACACTCCTGCAGGCACTCCATCCACCACTGGTACTATTACTCTTAAAAAGGGTGGTCTAACCAGGCAGATAACTATTATGGTGGGTACGGGAAGGGTGAGTATCAATTGA